The following coding sequences are from one Acaryochloris thomasi RCC1774 window:
- the petD gene encoding cytochrome b6-f complex subunit IV, with the protein MAKVLKKPDLSDPQLKAKLKRGMGHNYYGEPAWPNDLLYIFPVVIMATFALCIGLAVLDPAMIGEPANPFATPLEILPEWYLYPVFQILRIVPSKLLGVLLQTAVPLGLMLIPFIENVNKFQNPFRRPVATSVFLFGTFFALYLGIGATLPIDKSLTLGLF; encoded by the coding sequence ATGGCAAAAGTACTCAAAAAACCTGATCTAAGCGATCCTCAACTGAAAGCCAAGCTGAAGCGAGGCATGGGCCATAACTATTATGGTGAACCCGCTTGGCCTAACGACCTTCTATATATTTTCCCTGTTGTCATTATGGCAACGTTTGCCCTCTGTATTGGTCTGGCAGTCCTTGACCCAGCCATGATTGGCGAGCCTGCGAATCCCTTCGCAACACCACTAGAGATTTTGCCTGAATGGTATCTCTATCCCGTGTTCCAAATTCTGCGAATCGTTCCCAGCAAGCTCCTTGGCGTTCTGCTTCAGACCGCTGTGCCTCTGGGCTTGATGTTAATTCCGTTCATCGAGAACGTAAACAAGTTTCAGAACCCGTTCCGTCGCCCTGTAGCTACGTCGGTTTTTCTGTTTGGAACTTTCTTTGCCCTCTATTTGGGAATTGGAGCCACGCTTCCTATTGATAAGTCTTTGACTTTAGGCTTGTTCTAG
- the ctpA gene encoding carboxyl-terminal processing protease CtpA, which yields MTKRFVCISLFLLYLFCAGLQSPALAFTGEQQLFNEAWQVVSQSYVDNSFNHQDWRAMRREVLAQPLNDSQQTYAAIQKMLHSLDDPFTRFLPPAQYESLQTSTAGELTGVGLQITRNSDAEPIEVISPIEGSPAAAADLQPADQILQIDQTQTKDLTLDQSAELMRGPVGSRVILKVRRPDLDKILEVGLTRDRIAINPVKSELKVQPDGSQVGYIRLRQFNANATREMEMAIRDLQRQGVIGYVLDLRNNPGGLLQAGVEIARLWLDPGPIVYTVDRQGIQGSFDAQASALTHTPLVVLVNRGSASASEILAGALQDTGRAQLIGEQTFGKGSIQSLFDLSDGSGLAVTIARYETPNHRNINKVGIKPDQIVKQSPITASQVATDVDAQYQAAVDVLRQPSAIASAA from the coding sequence ATGACTAAAAGATTCGTTTGCATTAGCCTGTTTTTGCTGTATCTCTTCTGTGCGGGGTTGCAATCCCCTGCGTTGGCTTTCACGGGAGAGCAGCAGCTTTTCAATGAAGCTTGGCAGGTGGTCAGTCAGTCCTATGTTGATAACTCCTTTAATCATCAAGACTGGCGGGCTATGCGCAGAGAGGTGTTGGCTCAACCGCTCAACGATAGTCAGCAGACCTATGCAGCCATTCAAAAGATGCTGCATAGCTTGGATGATCCATTTACACGCTTCTTGCCCCCTGCTCAATATGAGAGCCTGCAGACTAGCACCGCAGGTGAGTTGACTGGGGTTGGGCTACAAATTACGCGCAACAGTGATGCGGAGCCCATAGAAGTCATTTCACCCATTGAGGGATCGCCAGCGGCAGCTGCAGATCTGCAGCCTGCTGATCAAATTTTGCAAATTGATCAAACTCAAACGAAAGATTTGACGCTGGATCAGTCCGCTGAGCTAATGCGTGGCCCCGTGGGGTCAAGGGTAATACTGAAGGTGCGGCGGCCTGATCTAGACAAGATTTTAGAGGTTGGATTAACGCGGGACCGGATTGCCATTAATCCCGTCAAGTCAGAGCTAAAAGTTCAGCCTGATGGCTCCCAGGTAGGCTATATTCGCCTACGCCAGTTCAACGCCAATGCAACCCGTGAGATGGAAATGGCCATTCGAGACCTCCAGCGCCAGGGTGTGATAGGCTACGTTCTCGATCTACGCAATAACCCTGGTGGCTTACTACAGGCAGGGGTTGAGATTGCGCGCCTATGGCTTGATCCCGGTCCCATCGTCTATACCGTTGACCGTCAAGGTATTCAGGGCAGCTTTGACGCTCAGGCTTCTGCTTTGACCCATACCCCTCTCGTCGTCTTGGTGAACCGAGGCAGTGCCAGCGCCAGCGAAATACTGGCGGGCGCTCTGCAAGATACGGGACGGGCTCAGTTAATTGGTGAACAAACCTTTGGTAAAGGCTCTATTCAGTCTCTGTTTGACTTATCCGATGGCTCGGGGCTGGCGGTGACAATTGCGCGCTATGAAACGCCCAACCACCGCAATATTAATAAGGTGGGGATCAAGCCCGATCAAATCGTGAAGCAAAGTCCGATTACAGCCAGTCAGGTAGCAACGGACGTTGATGCGCAATACCAAGCGGCAGTAGATGTTTTGAGGCAGCCCTCTGCGATCGCAAGTGCAGCCTAG
- the crtA gene encoding cyanoexosortase A, giving the protein MINPTLGKSYTVPVRGLILISAALAAIFLHLNVSAETYSHLALSITFIAAAWSTLSDKREQLRLDSDLISILVSIALLGLLLAKSVGTPGEKFVGFFPLLAFISVGTLASGLRGLGQYRQELIIFFFLGLPRLALAVIPNLLAPFTAAFSTFLLWYTGAQVALVDNNIIRLPDGGVEVVPSCSGLNLMLYMLGVSVLFLVLFPTRKSQKILLPIVAVALGFFVNAIRVALLAILSTYPDNAAFEYWHSQGGALIFVCIAVLLFGSLCLTVLKPSQAHQTSSDSQKV; this is encoded by the coding sequence ATGATTAATCCTACCCTTGGAAAATCTTATACAGTCCCCGTCCGTGGCCTGATCCTTATTTCAGCAGCCTTAGCCGCGATTTTTCTGCACCTTAATGTGAGTGCGGAGACTTACTCTCACCTAGCCCTCAGCATCACCTTTATTGCTGCTGCCTGGTCCACCCTCTCAGATAAGCGAGAGCAGCTACGGCTCGATAGCGACCTGATTTCAATTCTGGTGAGTATCGCGCTTTTGGGCTTGCTATTGGCAAAAAGTGTGGGAACTCCGGGTGAAAAGTTTGTCGGTTTTTTCCCACTGTTGGCCTTTATTAGCGTTGGAACCTTGGCCTCCGGCTTACGAGGTCTGGGACAGTACCGCCAAGAGCTGATTATCTTTTTCTTTCTGGGACTGCCTCGGTTGGCCCTTGCTGTGATTCCCAATCTTTTAGCCCCGTTCACCGCAGCTTTCTCAACCTTTTTGCTCTGGTATACCGGCGCTCAGGTCGCACTGGTCGATAACAATATTATCCGGTTACCCGATGGGGGGGTTGAAGTTGTTCCGAGCTGTTCGGGACTCAATCTGATGCTTTATATGCTGGGTGTTTCAGTCCTGTTTCTTGTCCTGTTCCCCACCCGCAAAAGCCAAAAAATTCTGCTGCCAATCGTTGCAGTGGCTTTGGGCTTTTTCGTTAATGCTATCCGAGTTGCCCTATTAGCGATTCTCTCAACCTATCCAGACAATGCTGCTTTTGAATATTGGCATAGTCAGGGGGGAGCATTGATATTTGTTTGTATCGCAGTCCTCCTATTTGGTAGCCTGTGCCTAACCGTTCTGAAGCCTAGTCAGGCTCATCAGACTTCTTCTGATTCTCAAAAAGTCTGA
- a CDS encoding GNAT family N-acetyltransferase, with amino-acid sequence MSLVPEVRLANETDSVSIANLLSTLGYPCSDTAVRRRLAKLVAGSSVTFVAVSDSRIIGLVSAHKVPLLHEDGCAAIMTSLVVDQRSRSKGVGRCLVNNIMSWAGKADCLKLTVTSSLCRDQAHSFYRHIGFDQNGYRFTMRLE; translated from the coding sequence ATGAGCCTCGTTCCTGAAGTTCGGCTTGCAAATGAAACCGACAGCGTCTCTATTGCAAATCTCCTTAGCACTTTGGGATACCCCTGTTCAGATACGGCTGTCCGTCGTCGGTTGGCAAAGCTTGTGGCAGGCAGTTCAGTTACGTTCGTCGCGGTTTCGGACTCTCGCATTATTGGTTTAGTCTCTGCACACAAAGTTCCTCTGCTGCATGAGGATGGTTGTGCCGCAATCATGACCTCATTGGTCGTTGACCAAAGGTCCCGCAGCAAAGGCGTTGGACGCTGCTTAGTCAACAATATTATGAGTTGGGCAGGAAAAGCAGATTGCCTAAAACTGACCGTAACAAGTTCCCTTTGTCGTGATCAGGCTCATTCATTCTATCGACACATAGGGTTTGACCAAAACGGTTACCGCTTCACAATGAGGCTTGAATAG
- the ligA gene encoding NAD-dependent DNA ligase LigA — translation MTSVEDRIRTLRQLLQEASYAYYALDNPQMEDAVYDQLYHELQDLEQQHPNLITVDSPTRRVGERPATRFTSVKHRIPLYSLENAFDQTDMVAWEERWRKLAPTAPDRVERVTELKIDGSALALSYENGVLVRGTTRGDGTTGEEITQNVRTIRSIPLRLNCEQPPDWLEVRGEAFLGLDVFEQINRDRISADEAPFANPRNAAAGTLRQLDSRVVADRKLDFFAYTLHLSGPTEALPQPNTQWEALETLQKLGFRVNPNRLRCPDLAAVEQYYTDWDLKRLDLPYLTDGVVIKLNDLALQEQLGFTQKFPRWAIAWKYAPEEAATRVEKISVNVGRTGALTPVAEFRPVQLAGTTVSRATLHNRDRISELDLYLGDTVVVRKAGEIIPEVLRVLPELRPAGAQKFVMPTHCPICGQPAVQPEGEAVTRCVNSVCPAIVKGDLVHWVSCGALDIDGLGEKWMSQLVDQQMVQSVADLYELTTEKLLTLDRMGDKLAQKLVDAIATSKQQPWSRVLYGLGIRHVGSVNAQLLTAAFPSATALAAASPAEIEEIHGIGPEIAQAVADWFTQPANQALMERLQKLGLQLESTPPSTDPALQLLSGKTFVITGTLPTLKRDEAKTLIQEAGGKVTGSVSKKTDYLVAGADAGSKLTKAEALGISLLTETQLLELLEQPTS, via the coding sequence ATGACGTCTGTTGAAGACCGGATCCGAACGCTGCGACAGCTCTTACAGGAAGCTAGCTATGCCTACTATGCCCTCGATAATCCGCAAATGGAAGATGCGGTGTACGACCAGCTCTACCATGAACTGCAGGATCTAGAGCAGCAGCATCCCAACCTGATTACGGTTGATAGTCCTACGCGGCGGGTGGGTGAACGCCCCGCGACTCGATTTACGTCGGTCAAGCATCGGATTCCGCTCTACAGCTTAGAAAATGCCTTTGATCAGACTGATATGGTCGCCTGGGAAGAACGGTGGCGGAAGCTAGCACCCACCGCGCCGGATCGCGTTGAGCGGGTGACAGAACTCAAAATTGACGGTTCGGCTCTGGCCCTCAGCTATGAAAATGGAGTTTTGGTGCGCGGGACGACCCGTGGCGATGGGACAACAGGGGAAGAGATTACCCAAAACGTGCGGACCATTCGTTCAATTCCGCTGCGGCTGAACTGCGAACAGCCTCCAGACTGGTTAGAGGTTCGGGGGGAAGCTTTTCTCGGATTGGATGTCTTCGAGCAGATTAATCGCGATCGCATCTCAGCCGACGAAGCCCCCTTCGCCAATCCCCGTAATGCAGCAGCGGGCACCCTGCGTCAGCTTGATTCCCGCGTGGTGGCTGACCGAAAGCTAGACTTCTTTGCCTACACGCTTCACCTGTCCGGTCCAACTGAGGCACTCCCTCAACCCAACACGCAATGGGAAGCTCTAGAGACGCTGCAGAAACTGGGCTTCCGTGTCAATCCAAACCGGCTTCGCTGCCCAGATTTGGCCGCAGTAGAGCAGTATTACACCGACTGGGATCTCAAACGACTTGATCTGCCCTATCTCACTGATGGTGTGGTCATCAAGCTCAACGATCTGGCGCTACAGGAGCAGCTCGGCTTTACGCAAAAGTTTCCGCGCTGGGCGATCGCCTGGAAATATGCCCCCGAGGAAGCGGCAACGCGGGTAGAAAAGATTTCGGTCAATGTGGGTCGGACGGGGGCGCTCACGCCAGTGGCGGAGTTTAGGCCCGTACAGTTGGCTGGGACTACGGTGTCTAGAGCCACGCTCCATAATCGAGATCGCATCTCTGAACTTGATCTGTATCTCGGCGACACTGTGGTGGTTCGCAAAGCGGGTGAAATCATCCCAGAGGTGCTGCGGGTGCTGCCGGAACTGCGTCCTGCTGGGGCGCAGAAGTTTGTGATGCCCACCCACTGTCCCATCTGTGGTCAGCCTGCGGTGCAGCCAGAGGGAGAGGCAGTGACTCGCTGCGTTAATTCTGTTTGCCCCGCCATTGTTAAAGGTGACTTAGTCCACTGGGTTAGTTGCGGAGCGCTAGATATTGATGGCTTGGGTGAGAAGTGGATGAGTCAGCTTGTTGATCAGCAAATGGTGCAGTCGGTGGCCGATTTGTATGAGTTAACGACCGAGAAGCTCTTGACGCTAGACCGCATGGGCGACAAACTCGCGCAGAAATTGGTGGATGCGATCGCAACCTCTAAACAGCAACCCTGGTCTCGCGTACTCTACGGTCTGGGGATTCGGCACGTCGGCAGCGTCAATGCTCAGTTATTGACCGCCGCGTTTCCCTCAGCGACAGCATTGGCCGCCGCTTCCCCCGCAGAGATTGAAGAGATTCACGGCATCGGACCCGAAATCGCGCAGGCCGTGGCGGACTGGTTTACCCAACCCGCTAACCAAGCCCTGATGGAACGCCTACAAAAGTTAGGGTTGCAGCTTGAATCTACACCACCATCTACCGATCCAGCCTTACAGCTACTGAGCGGCAAAACCTTTGTGATTACAGGTACCCTGCCTACGCTCAAACGAGATGAGGCTAAAACCCTGATTCAGGAGGCTGGGGGCAAGGTGACAGGTTCCGTCAGCAAAAAAACAGACTACTTGGTGGCGGGGGCCGACGCTGGATCTAAGCTCACTAAGGCAGAAGCCTTAGGCATCTCACTCTTGACAGAAACTCAGCTTTTAGAACTGCTAGAGCAGCCTACATCATAA
- a CDS encoding EF-hand domain-containing protein, translating into MLTELQTRKLTKLFSMYDECCNGYLCKKDFEKIVKKLAGIRNWGLRSPRYLALMNQLDRDWKELNKIADTDHDQQVSINEWLHYYDVVLSDPQKYEQQVKMVMEMTFDVFNLGEEDGLNQQNWGLLLSAYHVSPVYVPLIFPTLDTAKSGIIKRDQMLQLIRDFFYSDEPDIPANSMFGPY; encoded by the coding sequence ATGCTGACGGAACTACAGACGCGCAAACTAACAAAGCTATTCAGCATGTATGACGAGTGCTGTAACGGCTACCTTTGCAAAAAAGACTTCGAGAAAATTGTTAAGAAGCTAGCGGGTATCCGCAACTGGGGGTTGCGATCGCCTCGTTATCTAGCCTTAATGAACCAGTTAGACCGTGACTGGAAGGAACTGAACAAGATCGCCGATACAGACCACGATCAGCAAGTCTCAATCAACGAGTGGCTCCACTATTACGACGTTGTACTCAGCGATCCTCAGAAATACGAGCAGCAGGTAAAAATGGTCATGGAAATGACCTTCGATGTCTTCAATCTAGGTGAAGAAGACGGTCTCAACCAGCAGAACTGGGGACTGCTCCTGAGCGCGTATCACGTCTCTCCAGTATATGTACCCCTTATTTTCCCTACCCTCGACACCGCTAAATCTGGCATTATCAAACGCGATCAGATGCTGCAGCTTATCCGTGATTTCTTTTACAGTGACGAACCTGATATACCTGCGAATTCAATGTTTGGGCCTTATTAG
- the petB gene encoding cytochrome b6 produces MSKVYDWFEERLEVQALAEDVTSKYVPPHVNIFYCLGGITLTCFIIQFATGFAMTFYYKPSVAEAFNSIQYIMNEVNFGWLIRSIHRWSASMMVLMMILHVFRVYLTGGFKKPRELTWITGVVMAVITVSFGVTGYSLPWDQVGYWAVKIVSGVPEAIPIVGSTMVELIRGGTSVGQPTLTRFYSLHTFVMPWLMAVFMLLHFLMIRKQGISGPL; encoded by the coding sequence ATGAGTAAAGTGTACGACTGGTTTGAGGAGCGCCTTGAGGTTCAAGCGCTTGCCGAAGACGTCACCAGCAAGTACGTGCCCCCTCACGTCAACATTTTTTATTGCCTGGGTGGGATTACCCTCACCTGCTTTATCATTCAGTTTGCAACTGGGTTTGCAATGACCTTCTACTACAAACCCTCTGTTGCTGAAGCTTTTAACTCCATTCAATACATCATGAATGAGGTGAACTTTGGCTGGTTAATTCGGTCCATTCACCGCTGGTCTGCCAGCATGATGGTCTTGATGATGATTCTTCACGTTTTCCGCGTTTACTTAACTGGCGGCTTTAAGAAGCCCCGCGAGCTAACTTGGATTACCGGTGTTGTTATGGCTGTGATCACTGTTTCTTTCGGTGTGACAGGCTACTCCCTCCCTTGGGATCAGGTGGGTTACTGGGCCGTGAAAATTGTTTCCGGTGTACCTGAAGCGATTCCTATTGTAGGTTCAACAATGGTTGAACTCATTCGAGGCGGCACTAGCGTTGGTCAACCTACGCTAACTCGTTTCTATAGCCTGCACACATTTGTGATGCCTTGGCTGATGGCAGTGTTTATGCTGCTGCACTTCTTGATGATTCGTAAGCAAGGTATCTCTGGTCCCTTGTAA
- a CDS encoding TIGR04283 family arsenosugar biosynthesis glycosyltransferase, whose amino-acid sequence MTSSSVVAPDISVIVPVLHEGVTIARTLEQIAAIAGSIAYEVIVVDGDPQGSTLQYLPQGTVGVVAKAGRGHQMNAGAECAQGRILLFLHADTRLPSQALQKIVYTIEKTKAVAGAFDFSIDSPRWILGWISRGASLRTRLTRLPYGDQAIFIARTTFHALGGYPDFPILEDVDLMRRLKRQRLPIALICDRVSVSARRWEQEGILFCTLRNWILLSLYYLGVSPHHLARWYRPLSPLQKTEQRI is encoded by the coding sequence ATGACATCTTCGAGCGTTGTCGCACCTGATATTTCTGTGATTGTTCCGGTTCTCCATGAGGGGGTCACCATCGCACGTACCTTAGAGCAGATCGCCGCAATCGCAGGCTCGATCGCCTATGAAGTCATTGTGGTTGATGGTGATCCTCAAGGATCGACGCTGCAATATCTTCCGCAGGGTACTGTGGGTGTTGTGGCTAAGGCTGGACGAGGTCATCAAATGAACGCTGGAGCAGAATGTGCCCAGGGCCGCATTCTACTATTTCTCCATGCTGATACAAGGCTGCCATCCCAAGCACTGCAGAAAATTGTATACACCATCGAAAAGACGAAGGCGGTCGCTGGAGCCTTCGATTTTTCTATCGATTCTCCTCGCTGGATTTTGGGGTGGATCAGTCGTGGGGCCAGTTTGCGCACGCGCCTGACGCGTCTTCCTTACGGTGATCAGGCGATCTTTATCGCCCGTACGACCTTTCATGCTCTGGGGGGCTACCCTGATTTCCCGATTCTGGAAGACGTAGATCTGATGCGACGGCTCAAACGCCAGCGGCTGCCGATTGCTTTGATTTGCGATCGCGTCTCCGTATCGGCACGGCGCTGGGAACAAGAAGGGATCTTGTTCTGCACCCTCAGGAACTGGATTTTGCTATCGCTCTACTATCTGGGGGTCAGTCCTCACCATCTTGCAAGGTGGTATCGCCCCCTCTCTCCGCTGCAAAAAACAGAGCAAAGAATATAA
- a CDS encoding TIGR04282 family arsenosugar biosynthesis glycosyltransferase yields the protein MNDLSTQSISASLPVQGKACVLMFVKAPYPGKVKTRLGKTIGNERAAELYTYFAQDVLVTLCQLPVIPLIFFAPDDARLQIAEWLKGQQYYPQQGKALGDRMSHAFNRCFELGYEQALIVGSDSPDLPLNYLQTALEQLAAGQVVLGPSEDGGYYALGFTAENYCPQVFQGIEWSTEKVRSQTLRILEHHARPIYELPTWYDIDTLNELQRFYQQNQQGQQSQSMAYLSRHQHDIFERCRT from the coding sequence ATGAACGATCTTTCGACACAGAGCATAAGCGCTAGCTTGCCAGTGCAGGGAAAAGCCTGCGTACTGATGTTTGTCAAAGCGCCCTACCCAGGCAAAGTGAAAACGCGTTTAGGAAAAACGATTGGCAACGAACGCGCGGCTGAGCTATATACCTACTTTGCCCAGGACGTGCTGGTAACCCTTTGTCAGCTCCCTGTAATACCCCTGATCTTTTTTGCCCCCGATGACGCTCGGCTCCAGATTGCTGAGTGGTTGAAGGGGCAGCAATATTATCCGCAGCAGGGGAAGGCGTTGGGCGATCGCATGTCCCATGCTTTCAACCGCTGCTTTGAGTTGGGATATGAGCAGGCTTTAATCGTTGGCAGCGATAGTCCCGATCTGCCCCTGAACTACCTGCAGACAGCGCTTGAGCAGCTAGCGGCGGGGCAGGTGGTTTTAGGCCCCAGTGAGGATGGGGGCTACTATGCCCTTGGTTTCACTGCTGAAAATTATTGCCCGCAGGTGTTTCAGGGGATTGAGTGGAGCACGGAGAAGGTGCGATCACAAACCCTAAGAATCCTTGAACACCATGCTCGGCCTATCTATGAGCTGCCCACTTGGTATGATATCGATACCCTAAATGAACTGCAGCGGTTCTACCAGCAGAATCAGCAGGGCCAGCAGTCCCAGAGCATGGCGTATCTAAGTCGACATCAGCATGACATCTTCGAGCGTTGTCGCACCTGA